The Puntigrus tetrazona isolate hp1 chromosome 3, ASM1883169v1, whole genome shotgun sequence genome contains a region encoding:
- the si:dkey-283b1.7 gene encoding brorin encodes MPVRMRSLVLCISFALQCFVLQSASEYSSKSELEYEFGDYRGKFCIDDQGFVYSIGEVYYPSSTACPCTCTEDGPVCVRPKCPRIHPRCTRIKYRSCCPVCEAVSKVCVYGGKTYRMLEEFRLSPCERCRCEVNREVYCTISGCPALHCVNPVYEPNHCCPVCKNGPNCFAGNRVISAGERVEIDEQTVCFCTYRDGTWQTHPHATCEERQRADNEATDSDGTSKQMEEQEMEKEKERVFFPRLDAIP; translated from the exons ATGCCGGTAAGGATGAGATCCCTCGTCCTTTGCATCTCGTTTGCACTCCAGTGCTTCGTTCTCCAAAGCGCATCAGAGTATTCTTCAAAATCCGAGCTGGAGTACGAATTCGGCGACTATCGCGGCAAGTTCTGCATCGACGACcaaggttttgtttacagcatCGGAGAGGTCTATTACCCGAGCTCCACAGCGTGTCCCTGCACCTGCACAGAGGATGGACCCGTGTGTGTCCGACCCAAGTGCCCGCGTATACACCCGAGATGCACTCGCATCAAATACAGGTCCTGCTGCCCCGTGTGTGAAGCTGTCAGTAAAGTCTGCGTGTACGGCGGGAAAACTTACAGAATGCTGGAGGAATTTAGG CTGTCACCCTGTGAGCGCTGCCGGTGCGAAGTCAACAGAGAAGTTTACTGCACCATATCCGGCTGCCCTGCCTTACATTGTGTGAATCCTGTATACGAACCCAACCATTGCTGTCCCGTGTGTAAAAATG GGCCAAACTGCTTTGCTGGAAACCGCGTGATCTCGGCTGGAGAGCGCGTCGAGATTGACGAGCAGACGGTGTGTTTCTGCACCTACCGGGACGGAACGTGGCAGACGCACCCTCACGCTACCTGCGAGGAGCGCCAGCGAGCAGACAATGAAGCCACCGACTCCGACGGCACATCTAAACAGATGGAGGAGCaggagatggagaaagagaaagagagagtgttcTTTCCCAGGTTGGATGCCATCCCGTGA
- the gtpbp1 gene encoding GTP-binding protein 1 isoform X1, which translates to MASATTTDPGFNPGSMGLPESVVPASMFAPARGCGEDDGAEGFEDGEMFNGEAVDLGIDFSSKLALVSPNGEQYDLLLRQLRERMDEGCGETIYVLGVGSDGGDYGMNESDMQASVATVRSMCEQIEADLILLRERAEAGGQVRDYLIRRRVGEADFLEVRVAVVGNVDAGKSTLLGVLTHGELDNGRGFARQKLFRHKHEMESGRTSSVGNDILGFDQEGQVVNKPDSHGGSLDWTKICEKSSKVITFIDLAGHEKYLKTTVFGMTGHLPDFCMLMIGSNAGIVGMTKEHLGLALALNVPVFVVVTKIDMCPANILQETLKLLQKILKSPGCRKIPVLVQNKDDVIVTASNFSSERICPIFQISNVTGENMDLLKMFLNLLSSRSSFKDHEPAEFQIDDTYSVPGVGTVVSGTTLRGLIRLNDTLLLGPDPLGAFLPITVKSIHRKRMPVKEVRGGQTASFALKKIKRSSIRKGMVMVSPRLNPQAYWEFEAEILVLHHPTTISPRYQAMVHCGSIRQTATILSMTRDCLRTGDKATVHFRFIKTPEYLHIDQRLVFREGRTKAVGTITKLLLSTNNQPSNSKPPQIKMQSTKKAPARREDGVAPSGEESASTGSPAAQQNLPQQTEMEEDPQNKENKPKSGGRRRGGQRHKGKPQSNTTVTLAGAVGGC; encoded by the exons ATGGCATCAGCAACGACGACAGATCCGGGTTTTAATCCCGGTTCCATGGGTTTACCAGAGTCTGTGGTCCCAGCTAGCATGTTTGCTCCGGCGCGGGGATGCGGCGAGGATGACGGGGCGGAGGGCTTCGAGGACGGGGAGATGTTCAACGGCGAGGCCGTGGATCTCGGTATTGATTTCTCCAGCAAG cTAGCTCTGGTCAGTCCCAACGGGGAACAGTATGACTTGCTACTACGGCAGCTGCGTGAGAGGATGGACGAGGGCTGCGGGGAGACCATCTATGTCTTGGGGGTGGGTTCAG ATGGAGGAGACTATGGCATGAATGAGAGTGATATGCAGGCGTCTGTGGCCACGGTAAGGTCCATGTGTGAACAGATTGAGGCAGACCTCATCCTGTTGAGAGAGCGTGCCGAAGCCGGCGGCCAGGTCAGAGATTACCTTATTCGCCGACGAGTGGGAGAAGCTGACTTCCTGGAGGTCAG GGTGGCTGTAGTGGGGAACGTGGATGCTGGGAAGAGCACTCTGCTGGGTGTGCTGACTCACGGAGAACTGGATAATGGACGTGGCTTCGCACGACAGAAGCTCTTCAGGCACAAACATGAAATGGAGAGTGGACGCACCAGCAGCGTGGGCAATGACATACTGGGATTTGATCAAGAAGGACAGGTAGTCAACAAACCTGACAGTCACGGAGGCAGCCTGGATTGGACCAAGATCTGCGAGAAATCTTCTAAAGTCATTACCTTTATTGATCTTGCTGGACATGAGAAGTACTTGAAGACGACTGTGTTTGGAATGACCGGCCATCTGCCCGATTTCTGCATGCTGATG ATTGGAAGTAATGCAGGAATTGTTGGCATGACCAAAGAGCACCTGGGTTTGGCATTAGCTCTCAATGTCCCTGTCTTTGTGGTGGTTACAAAGATTGACATGTGTCCAGCTAATATTCTTCAAG AGACCTTGAAGCTCCTGCAGAAGATTTTAAAGTCTCCAGGATGCAGAAAGATCCCCGTCCTGGTCCAGAACAAAGATGATGTCATCGTCACAGCATCCAATTTCAGTTCTGAGAG aaTATGCCCCATTTTCCAGATCTCTAACGTCACAGGAGAAAACATGGACCTACTAAAGATGTTCCTGAACCTGCTTTCCTCCAGAAGCTCATTCAAAGACCACGAGCCCGCTGAGTTCCAGATAGACGACACCTATTCAGTACCA GGTGTAGGAACAGTAGTTTCTGGGACCACGTTACGAGGGCTGATTCGACTCAATGACACTCTGCTTCTTGGACCAGACCCTTTGGGCGCTTTCCTCCCCATCACTGTCAAATCCATTCACCGCAAGAGGATGCCTGTGAAAGAGGTCCGTGGTGGACAGACGGCTTCTTTTGCTCTGAAAAAG ATCAAGCGCTCCTCAATAAGGAAGGGCATGGTGATGGTGTCTCCACGATTAAACCCGCAGGCATACTGGGAGTTTGAGGCCGAGATACTAGTTTTACATCATCCGACGACCATCTCGCCTAGATATCAAGCAATGG TGCACTGCGGTAGCATCAGACAAACAGCCACAATCCTCTCCATGACCAGAGACTGCTTACGAACAGGAGACAAAGCTACCGTACACTTCCGCTTCATTAAAACCCCAGAGTACCTGCACATAGACCAGAGGCTTGTGTTCAGAGAGGGAAGAACTAAAGCTGTGGGCACCATCACGAAG TTGCTTTTGTCAACAAATAATCAGCCGTCAAACTCTAAACCTCCCCAAATCAAGATGCAGTCAACAAAGAAAGCCCCGGCTAGAAGAGAGGATGGAGTGGCCCCGTCCGGCGAGGAGAGCGCTAGCACAGGGTCGCCAGCCGCTCAGCAAAACCTACCGCAACAG ACAGAAATGGAGGAAGACCCTCAAAACAAAGAGAACAAG CCAAAGTCTGGAGGTAGAAGACGAGGAGGTCAGCGGCACAAAGGCAAACCTCAAAGCAACACCACAGTGACCCTCGCTGGTGCGGTCGGGGGCTGCTAA
- the gtpbp1 gene encoding GTP-binding protein 1 isoform X2, whose translation MASATTTDPGFNPGSMGLPESVVPASMFAPARGCGEDDGAEGFEDGEMFNGEAVDLGIDFSSKLALVSPNGEQYDLLLRQLRERMDEGCGETIYVLGVGSDGGDYGMNESDMQASVATVRSMCEQIEADLILLRERAEAGGQVRDYLIRRRVGEADFLEVRVAVVGNVDAGKSTLLGVLTHGELDNGRGFARQKLFRHKHEMESGRTSSVGNDILGFDQEGQVVNKPDSHGGSLDWTKICEKSSKVITFIDLAGHEKYLKTTVFGMTGHLPDFCMLMIGSNAGIVGMTKEHLGLALALNVPVFVVVTKIDMCPANILQETLKLLQKILKSPGCRKIPVLVQNKDDVIVTASNFSSERICPIFQISNVTGENMDLLKMFLNLLSSRSSFKDHEPAEFQIDDTYSVPGVGTVVSGTTLRGLIRLNDTLLLGPDPLGAFLPITVKSIHRKRMPVKEVRGGQTASFALKKIKRSSIRKGMVMVSPRLNPQAYWEFEAEILVLHHPTTISPRYQAMVHCGSIRQTATILSMTRDCLRTGDKATVHFRFIKTPEYLHIDQRLVFREGRTKAVGTITKLLLSTNNQPSNSKPPQIKMQSTKKAPARREDGVAPSGEESASTGSPAAQQNLPQQPKSGGRRRGGQRHKGKPQSNTTVTLAGAVGGC comes from the exons ATGGCATCAGCAACGACGACAGATCCGGGTTTTAATCCCGGTTCCATGGGTTTACCAGAGTCTGTGGTCCCAGCTAGCATGTTTGCTCCGGCGCGGGGATGCGGCGAGGATGACGGGGCGGAGGGCTTCGAGGACGGGGAGATGTTCAACGGCGAGGCCGTGGATCTCGGTATTGATTTCTCCAGCAAG cTAGCTCTGGTCAGTCCCAACGGGGAACAGTATGACTTGCTACTACGGCAGCTGCGTGAGAGGATGGACGAGGGCTGCGGGGAGACCATCTATGTCTTGGGGGTGGGTTCAG ATGGAGGAGACTATGGCATGAATGAGAGTGATATGCAGGCGTCTGTGGCCACGGTAAGGTCCATGTGTGAACAGATTGAGGCAGACCTCATCCTGTTGAGAGAGCGTGCCGAAGCCGGCGGCCAGGTCAGAGATTACCTTATTCGCCGACGAGTGGGAGAAGCTGACTTCCTGGAGGTCAG GGTGGCTGTAGTGGGGAACGTGGATGCTGGGAAGAGCACTCTGCTGGGTGTGCTGACTCACGGAGAACTGGATAATGGACGTGGCTTCGCACGACAGAAGCTCTTCAGGCACAAACATGAAATGGAGAGTGGACGCACCAGCAGCGTGGGCAATGACATACTGGGATTTGATCAAGAAGGACAGGTAGTCAACAAACCTGACAGTCACGGAGGCAGCCTGGATTGGACCAAGATCTGCGAGAAATCTTCTAAAGTCATTACCTTTATTGATCTTGCTGGACATGAGAAGTACTTGAAGACGACTGTGTTTGGAATGACCGGCCATCTGCCCGATTTCTGCATGCTGATG ATTGGAAGTAATGCAGGAATTGTTGGCATGACCAAAGAGCACCTGGGTTTGGCATTAGCTCTCAATGTCCCTGTCTTTGTGGTGGTTACAAAGATTGACATGTGTCCAGCTAATATTCTTCAAG AGACCTTGAAGCTCCTGCAGAAGATTTTAAAGTCTCCAGGATGCAGAAAGATCCCCGTCCTGGTCCAGAACAAAGATGATGTCATCGTCACAGCATCCAATTTCAGTTCTGAGAG aaTATGCCCCATTTTCCAGATCTCTAACGTCACAGGAGAAAACATGGACCTACTAAAGATGTTCCTGAACCTGCTTTCCTCCAGAAGCTCATTCAAAGACCACGAGCCCGCTGAGTTCCAGATAGACGACACCTATTCAGTACCA GGTGTAGGAACAGTAGTTTCTGGGACCACGTTACGAGGGCTGATTCGACTCAATGACACTCTGCTTCTTGGACCAGACCCTTTGGGCGCTTTCCTCCCCATCACTGTCAAATCCATTCACCGCAAGAGGATGCCTGTGAAAGAGGTCCGTGGTGGACAGACGGCTTCTTTTGCTCTGAAAAAG ATCAAGCGCTCCTCAATAAGGAAGGGCATGGTGATGGTGTCTCCACGATTAAACCCGCAGGCATACTGGGAGTTTGAGGCCGAGATACTAGTTTTACATCATCCGACGACCATCTCGCCTAGATATCAAGCAATGG TGCACTGCGGTAGCATCAGACAAACAGCCACAATCCTCTCCATGACCAGAGACTGCTTACGAACAGGAGACAAAGCTACCGTACACTTCCGCTTCATTAAAACCCCAGAGTACCTGCACATAGACCAGAGGCTTGTGTTCAGAGAGGGAAGAACTAAAGCTGTGGGCACCATCACGAAG TTGCTTTTGTCAACAAATAATCAGCCGTCAAACTCTAAACCTCCCCAAATCAAGATGCAGTCAACAAAGAAAGCCCCGGCTAGAAGAGAGGATGGAGTGGCCCCGTCCGGCGAGGAGAGCGCTAGCACAGGGTCGCCAGCCGCTCAGCAAAACCTACCGCAACAG CCAAAGTCTGGAGGTAGAAGACGAGGAGGTCAGCGGCACAAAGGCAAACCTCAAAGCAACACCACAGTGACCCTCGCTGGTGCGGTCGGGGGCTGCTAA
- the gtpbp1 gene encoding GTP-binding protein 1 isoform X3 — protein MASATTTDPGFNPGSMGLPESVVPASMFAPARGCGEDDGAEGFEDGEMFNGEAVDLGIDFSSKLALVSPNGEQYDLLLRQLRERMDEGCGETIYVLGVGSDGGDYGMNESDMQASVATVRSMCEQIEADLILLRERAEAGGQVRDYLIRRRVGEADFLEVRVAVVGNVDAGKSTLLGVLTHGELDNGRGFARQKLFRHKHEMESGRTSSVGNDILGFDQEGQVVNKPDSHGGSLDWTKICEKSSKVITFIDLAGHEKYLKTTVFGMTGHLPDFCMLMIGSNAGIVGMTKEHLGLALALNVPVFVVVTKIDMCPANILQETLKLLQKILKSPGCRKIPVLVQNKDDVIVTASNFSSERICPIFQISNVTGENMDLLKMFLNLLSSRSSFKDHEPAEFQIDDTYSVPGVGTVVSGTTLRGLIRLNDTLLLGPDPLGAFLPITVKSIHRKRMPVKEVRGGQTASFALKKIKRSSIRKGMVMVSPRLNPQAYWEFEAEILVLHHPTTISPRYQAMVHCGSIRQTATILSMTRDCLRTGDKATVHFRFIKTPEYLHIDQRLVFREGRTKAVGTITKMQSTKKAPARREDGVAPSGEESASTGSPAAQQNLPQQTEMEEDPQNKENKPKSGGRRRGGQRHKGKPQSNTTVTLAGAVGGC, from the exons ATGGCATCAGCAACGACGACAGATCCGGGTTTTAATCCCGGTTCCATGGGTTTACCAGAGTCTGTGGTCCCAGCTAGCATGTTTGCTCCGGCGCGGGGATGCGGCGAGGATGACGGGGCGGAGGGCTTCGAGGACGGGGAGATGTTCAACGGCGAGGCCGTGGATCTCGGTATTGATTTCTCCAGCAAG cTAGCTCTGGTCAGTCCCAACGGGGAACAGTATGACTTGCTACTACGGCAGCTGCGTGAGAGGATGGACGAGGGCTGCGGGGAGACCATCTATGTCTTGGGGGTGGGTTCAG ATGGAGGAGACTATGGCATGAATGAGAGTGATATGCAGGCGTCTGTGGCCACGGTAAGGTCCATGTGTGAACAGATTGAGGCAGACCTCATCCTGTTGAGAGAGCGTGCCGAAGCCGGCGGCCAGGTCAGAGATTACCTTATTCGCCGACGAGTGGGAGAAGCTGACTTCCTGGAGGTCAG GGTGGCTGTAGTGGGGAACGTGGATGCTGGGAAGAGCACTCTGCTGGGTGTGCTGACTCACGGAGAACTGGATAATGGACGTGGCTTCGCACGACAGAAGCTCTTCAGGCACAAACATGAAATGGAGAGTGGACGCACCAGCAGCGTGGGCAATGACATACTGGGATTTGATCAAGAAGGACAGGTAGTCAACAAACCTGACAGTCACGGAGGCAGCCTGGATTGGACCAAGATCTGCGAGAAATCTTCTAAAGTCATTACCTTTATTGATCTTGCTGGACATGAGAAGTACTTGAAGACGACTGTGTTTGGAATGACCGGCCATCTGCCCGATTTCTGCATGCTGATG ATTGGAAGTAATGCAGGAATTGTTGGCATGACCAAAGAGCACCTGGGTTTGGCATTAGCTCTCAATGTCCCTGTCTTTGTGGTGGTTACAAAGATTGACATGTGTCCAGCTAATATTCTTCAAG AGACCTTGAAGCTCCTGCAGAAGATTTTAAAGTCTCCAGGATGCAGAAAGATCCCCGTCCTGGTCCAGAACAAAGATGATGTCATCGTCACAGCATCCAATTTCAGTTCTGAGAG aaTATGCCCCATTTTCCAGATCTCTAACGTCACAGGAGAAAACATGGACCTACTAAAGATGTTCCTGAACCTGCTTTCCTCCAGAAGCTCATTCAAAGACCACGAGCCCGCTGAGTTCCAGATAGACGACACCTATTCAGTACCA GGTGTAGGAACAGTAGTTTCTGGGACCACGTTACGAGGGCTGATTCGACTCAATGACACTCTGCTTCTTGGACCAGACCCTTTGGGCGCTTTCCTCCCCATCACTGTCAAATCCATTCACCGCAAGAGGATGCCTGTGAAAGAGGTCCGTGGTGGACAGACGGCTTCTTTTGCTCTGAAAAAG ATCAAGCGCTCCTCAATAAGGAAGGGCATGGTGATGGTGTCTCCACGATTAAACCCGCAGGCATACTGGGAGTTTGAGGCCGAGATACTAGTTTTACATCATCCGACGACCATCTCGCCTAGATATCAAGCAATGG TGCACTGCGGTAGCATCAGACAAACAGCCACAATCCTCTCCATGACCAGAGACTGCTTACGAACAGGAGACAAAGCTACCGTACACTTCCGCTTCATTAAAACCCCAGAGTACCTGCACATAGACCAGAGGCTTGTGTTCAGAGAGGGAAGAACTAAAGCTGTGGGCACCATCACGAAG ATGCAGTCAACAAAGAAAGCCCCGGCTAGAAGAGAGGATGGAGTGGCCCCGTCCGGCGAGGAGAGCGCTAGCACAGGGTCGCCAGCCGCTCAGCAAAACCTACCGCAACAG ACAGAAATGGAGGAAGACCCTCAAAACAAAGAGAACAAG CCAAAGTCTGGAGGTAGAAGACGAGGAGGTCAGCGGCACAAAGGCAAACCTCAAAGCAACACCACAGTGACCCTCGCTGGTGCGGTCGGGGGCTGCTAA
- the gtpbp1 gene encoding GTP-binding protein 1 isoform X4 — MASATTTDPGFNPGSMGLPESVVPASMFAPARGCGEDDGAEGFEDGEMFNGEAVDLGIDFSSKLALVSPNGEQYDLLLRQLRERMDEGCGETIYVLGVGSDGGDYGMNESDMQASVATVRSMCEQIEADLILLRERAEAGGQVRDYLIRRRVGEADFLEVRVAVVGNVDAGKSTLLGVLTHGELDNGRGFARQKLFRHKHEMESGRTSSVGNDILGFDQEGQVVNKPDSHGGSLDWTKICEKSSKVITFIDLAGHEKYLKTTVFGMTGHLPDFCMLMIGSNAGIVGMTKEHLGLALALNVPVFVVVTKIDMCPANILQETLKLLQKILKSPGCRKIPVLVQNKDDVIVTASNFSSERICPIFQISNVTGENMDLLKMFLNLLSSRSSFKDHEPAEFQIDDTYSVPGVGTVVSGTTLRGLIRLNDTLLLGPDPLGAFLPITVKSIHRKRMPVKEVRGGQTASFALKKIKRSSIRKGMVMVSPRLNPQAYWEFEAEILVLHHPTTISPRYQAMVHCGSIRQTATILSMTRDCLRTGDKATVHFRFIKTPEYLHIDQRLVFREGRTKAVGTITKMQSTKKAPARREDGVAPSGEESASTGSPAAQQNLPQQPKSGGRRRGGQRHKGKPQSNTTVTLAGAVGGC; from the exons ATGGCATCAGCAACGACGACAGATCCGGGTTTTAATCCCGGTTCCATGGGTTTACCAGAGTCTGTGGTCCCAGCTAGCATGTTTGCTCCGGCGCGGGGATGCGGCGAGGATGACGGGGCGGAGGGCTTCGAGGACGGGGAGATGTTCAACGGCGAGGCCGTGGATCTCGGTATTGATTTCTCCAGCAAG cTAGCTCTGGTCAGTCCCAACGGGGAACAGTATGACTTGCTACTACGGCAGCTGCGTGAGAGGATGGACGAGGGCTGCGGGGAGACCATCTATGTCTTGGGGGTGGGTTCAG ATGGAGGAGACTATGGCATGAATGAGAGTGATATGCAGGCGTCTGTGGCCACGGTAAGGTCCATGTGTGAACAGATTGAGGCAGACCTCATCCTGTTGAGAGAGCGTGCCGAAGCCGGCGGCCAGGTCAGAGATTACCTTATTCGCCGACGAGTGGGAGAAGCTGACTTCCTGGAGGTCAG GGTGGCTGTAGTGGGGAACGTGGATGCTGGGAAGAGCACTCTGCTGGGTGTGCTGACTCACGGAGAACTGGATAATGGACGTGGCTTCGCACGACAGAAGCTCTTCAGGCACAAACATGAAATGGAGAGTGGACGCACCAGCAGCGTGGGCAATGACATACTGGGATTTGATCAAGAAGGACAGGTAGTCAACAAACCTGACAGTCACGGAGGCAGCCTGGATTGGACCAAGATCTGCGAGAAATCTTCTAAAGTCATTACCTTTATTGATCTTGCTGGACATGAGAAGTACTTGAAGACGACTGTGTTTGGAATGACCGGCCATCTGCCCGATTTCTGCATGCTGATG ATTGGAAGTAATGCAGGAATTGTTGGCATGACCAAAGAGCACCTGGGTTTGGCATTAGCTCTCAATGTCCCTGTCTTTGTGGTGGTTACAAAGATTGACATGTGTCCAGCTAATATTCTTCAAG AGACCTTGAAGCTCCTGCAGAAGATTTTAAAGTCTCCAGGATGCAGAAAGATCCCCGTCCTGGTCCAGAACAAAGATGATGTCATCGTCACAGCATCCAATTTCAGTTCTGAGAG aaTATGCCCCATTTTCCAGATCTCTAACGTCACAGGAGAAAACATGGACCTACTAAAGATGTTCCTGAACCTGCTTTCCTCCAGAAGCTCATTCAAAGACCACGAGCCCGCTGAGTTCCAGATAGACGACACCTATTCAGTACCA GGTGTAGGAACAGTAGTTTCTGGGACCACGTTACGAGGGCTGATTCGACTCAATGACACTCTGCTTCTTGGACCAGACCCTTTGGGCGCTTTCCTCCCCATCACTGTCAAATCCATTCACCGCAAGAGGATGCCTGTGAAAGAGGTCCGTGGTGGACAGACGGCTTCTTTTGCTCTGAAAAAG ATCAAGCGCTCCTCAATAAGGAAGGGCATGGTGATGGTGTCTCCACGATTAAACCCGCAGGCATACTGGGAGTTTGAGGCCGAGATACTAGTTTTACATCATCCGACGACCATCTCGCCTAGATATCAAGCAATGG TGCACTGCGGTAGCATCAGACAAACAGCCACAATCCTCTCCATGACCAGAGACTGCTTACGAACAGGAGACAAAGCTACCGTACACTTCCGCTTCATTAAAACCCCAGAGTACCTGCACATAGACCAGAGGCTTGTGTTCAGAGAGGGAAGAACTAAAGCTGTGGGCACCATCACGAAG ATGCAGTCAACAAAGAAAGCCCCGGCTAGAAGAGAGGATGGAGTGGCCCCGTCCGGCGAGGAGAGCGCTAGCACAGGGTCGCCAGCCGCTCAGCAAAACCTACCGCAACAG CCAAAGTCTGGAGGTAGAAGACGAGGAGGTCAGCGGCACAAAGGCAAACCTCAAAGCAACACCACAGTGACCCTCGCTGGTGCGGTCGGGGGCTGCTAA